A genomic region of Desulfosarcina ovata subsp. ovata contains the following coding sequences:
- a CDS encoding 6-hydroxymethylpterin diphosphokinase MptE-like protein — translation MKNNIYFCKNSVALRSRFPEAYSSLNSSIKDDSLASLNFDIGSHGQTIQVCKRSGKTSLLYDPTSLEKMLHDIASKPPPDPYDTIFFIGIGLCHAPLSAIQRYNKKPRIIIIEPYPAVFNLALNTKNLSDLLSYDRLDLFIGKQVNLKRIINKYEKNIPLGRTLLFIHSYDHAITGTKYRLIVHELMHRIKMIRDIWNTTRRFGKQMLENSIANLPSLLSGTPMGALRDKFKGVPAICFAAGPSLDEALPEIKKTTNALLIACDSAVGSLLKENIQPHVVATADSHLANIKKLRPHMHRLTNTMLVFGVESNPDNVRCYLGRRRTGVTAYNKLITNWLAPNLKLGCQFPQMTSVMHLAVSFATAIGAEPIILVGVDLAYIGKRSHSSGAVFNHIPEKKSNLIAINGVSGDVVHAPPPLVADRIILEQNIDQSQVRMINTSLRGAFIENSEIKSIAEVAETELGEQLNVNALMESIAWEPASDNERIIAEVARLIERLAGFASQCEKQSDAVRQILKRHGGRYNFAGLESDSNGLIGGDERFQNENNDLISLIEESFLDEIQPILKQSEINDAKTKTSKNEKIVDQLTNIQLKYTVFRQSANTLIGYLKTVAKNFAKMKKQLDLFATDTGNYQHRIDLAECFRDCGEIWQAVNAYLQCIDTDPQRPVAYKGLIQLYIDAQLWAAANEMAATARTIFPDDEDVGRLEKMVENHIDSIFYQMNAAWKTGDVSKSKRLLDAYKLLRDDDPQVREIETDIDLLENSSLEKPDMNHAGSADLQARFKQAVQAVKNQDIERGVGILEGLCLDFPDLTAKLRSQIGDCRILQKNYKSALWNFLKAWQHGLRGDEMKRKIDLLRSYG, via the coding sequence TTGAAAAATAATATTTATTTTTGCAAAAATAGCGTTGCTCTCAGATCCCGTTTCCCCGAAGCATACTCGTCACTGAACTCTTCAATTAAAGATGATTCACTTGCCTCATTAAACTTTGATATCGGAAGTCACGGACAGACAATTCAAGTTTGCAAGAGGAGCGGGAAGACCTCCCTCTTGTACGATCCCACATCGCTTGAAAAAATGCTCCACGACATAGCTTCGAAACCGCCTCCCGATCCTTACGATACTATTTTTTTTATTGGGATAGGATTATGTCATGCGCCACTTTCAGCCATTCAGCGGTATAACAAAAAGCCAAGAATCATCATTATTGAACCTTATCCTGCAGTTTTCAACTTAGCTCTCAATACTAAGAATCTATCTGATCTGCTAAGCTATGATCGGTTGGATCTCTTTATCGGAAAACAGGTAAATCTCAAGAGAATTATTAATAAATACGAAAAAAACATCCCTTTGGGAAGAACTCTGTTATTCATCCATTCATATGACCATGCAATCACGGGAACGAAATATCGTTTGATTGTACATGAGTTGATGCACCGCATCAAAATGATCAGGGATATCTGGAATACTACCCGTCGATTTGGCAAACAGATGTTGGAGAATTCCATTGCCAACCTGCCGAGCCTGCTTTCCGGAACGCCCATGGGAGCTTTACGCGACAAGTTTAAAGGCGTTCCGGCAATCTGTTTTGCCGCGGGCCCATCTTTGGACGAAGCGCTGCCGGAGATAAAAAAAACAACTAACGCCTTGCTCATTGCTTGTGATTCTGCTGTCGGTTCACTTTTAAAAGAGAATATCCAACCGCATGTGGTTGCCACCGCCGATAGTCATCTGGCCAACATCAAGAAATTGAGACCTCACATGCACCGCCTGACGAATACCATGCTTGTCTTTGGCGTTGAATCCAACCCCGATAATGTCCGTTGCTATCTTGGTCGGCGACGAACGGGCGTAACTGCCTACAACAAACTGATCACTAACTGGTTGGCACCCAATCTGAAATTAGGGTGCCAATTTCCCCAAATGACATCGGTCATGCACCTGGCGGTTTCTTTTGCAACGGCTATCGGCGCTGAACCGATCATTCTGGTTGGTGTCGATTTGGCGTATATCGGCAAACGGAGCCATTCAAGTGGAGCGGTATTTAATCATATTCCGGAGAAGAAATCGAATTTGATTGCGATCAATGGAGTCAGCGGTGATGTGGTGCATGCCCCCCCCCCATTGGTTGCTGACCGGATTATCCTGGAACAGAATATCGATCAATCCCAAGTCAGAATGATTAATACGAGCCTTCGAGGGGCATTCATCGAAAATTCCGAAATTAAATCGATTGCCGAGGTGGCAGAAACCGAATTGGGTGAGCAACTTAATGTCAATGCCCTTATGGAATCGATTGCCTGGGAACCAGCTTCCGACAATGAGCGGATCATCGCTGAAGTGGCCCGGCTGATTGAGCGGCTTGCCGGTTTTGCAAGCCAGTGTGAAAAACAATCCGATGCGGTCCGACAGATCCTCAAACGGCATGGAGGACGATATAACTTCGCAGGCCTGGAAAGCGATTCCAATGGATTAATAGGTGGTGACGAACGCTTTCAAAATGAAAACAACGATTTAATAAGCCTCATTGAAGAATCCTTCCTCGATGAGATCCAACCTATTTTGAAACAGTCAGAAATAAATGACGCTAAAACAAAGACGTCCAAAAACGAAAAGATAGTCGATCAACTGACCAACATCCAGCTGAAATATACGGTGTTTCGCCAGTCGGCCAATACGTTGATTGGGTATTTAAAAACGGTTGCAAAAAATTTCGCAAAAATGAAAAAGCAACTAGATCTGTTCGCGACAGATACTGGCAACTACCAGCATAGGATTGATTTGGCTGAATGTTTTCGTGATTGCGGCGAGATTTGGCAGGCCGTTAATGCCTACCTTCAGTGTATCGACACCGATCCTCAACGGCCGGTAGCATATAAAGGATTAATCCAGTTATATATTGATGCTCAATTGTGGGCAGCCGCCAACGAAATGGCTGCCACCGCACGAACTATTTTTCCTGATGATGAGGACGTTGGGCGCCTGGAGAAAATGGTTGAAAATCATATTGACTCCATTTTTTACCAGATGAATGCGGCGTGGAAAACGGGAGATGTATCCAAATCGAAGAGATTGTTGGACGCATATAAACTTTTGAGAGATGACGATCCGCAGGTCCGTGAAATTGAGACCGATATTGATTTGCTTGAAAATTCGTCATTGGAAAAGCCGGATATGAATCATGCGGGTTCTGCCGATCTGCAGGCCCGTTTCAAGCAGGCGGTTCAGGCGGTAAAGAATCAGGACATTGAAAGGGGGGTGGGAATTTTAGAAGGATTATGCTTAGACTTTCCCGATCTCACCGCTAAATTGAGATCGCAGATCGGTGATTGCCGGATACTGCAGAAAAATTATAAAAGTGCCCTGTGGAATTTTCTTAAAGCGTGGCAACATGGACTCCGTGGGGACGAAATGAAAAGGAAAATAGATTTATTACGGTCATACGGCTGA
- a CDS encoding tyrosine-type recombinase/integrase, with translation MGVDSTQFFEHIDAFFDYRQTIYQVSEQTIKSNRIDLDLFQSFIRDSPFETISGPAAMQFQYHLKKDRDNCGGSINRKIFALRSYSHFLSLLDVPEADTLPFYDVLKIRQGYRNRPNALTVDQMRQLFKSIGRDTLLSIRDYAVYALMYQTGLRVGEVHHLNMDHLDLQNRKLSVAGKGGKHRELCLTDELFQVVSEWLAVRGQFYQSDGHLALFISKKGNRLAIRTMEDNFKKILAASGLKLPFNVTCHSLRHSFASHLNDKDVDILVIQSLMGHASTRSTEPYIHPSPDKIRSAMEKIPAVIFMNRLIKNGALKLTFQQPQVQRE, from the coding sequence ATGGGCGTAGACAGCACACAGTTTTTCGAGCATATCGACGCGTTTTTCGATTATCGCCAAACCATCTATCAGGTCAGCGAGCAGACCATCAAAAGCAACCGGATTGACCTGGACCTGTTTCAATCCTTTATCCGGGACAGCCCTTTTGAAACCATCAGCGGGCCGGCGGCGATGCAGTTTCAGTATCACCTGAAAAAAGACCGGGACAATTGCGGCGGTTCGATCAACCGCAAAATCTTCGCACTAAGAAGTTATTCTCACTTTTTGTCGTTGTTGGATGTGCCCGAAGCCGACACGCTGCCGTTTTACGATGTGCTCAAAATCCGGCAAGGCTACCGCAATCGGCCCAATGCCTTGACCGTCGATCAGATGCGTCAACTGTTTAAATCCATCGGCCGGGATACACTGCTGAGCATCCGTGACTATGCCGTCTACGCGTTGATGTATCAAACCGGACTGAGAGTCGGCGAAGTGCATCATCTTAATATGGACCACCTGGATTTGCAAAACCGCAAGCTGTCGGTCGCCGGCAAGGGCGGCAAGCACAGGGAGCTTTGCCTTACCGATGAACTTTTTCAAGTGGTATCTGAATGGCTGGCAGTGCGCGGTCAATTTTACCAAAGCGACGGGCACCTGGCCCTATTCATCTCCAAGAAAGGCAATCGCCTGGCCATCCGTACCATGGAGGATAACTTTAAAAAAATCCTGGCGGCCTCAGGTCTCAAGCTGCCGTTCAATGTCACTTGTCACAGCCTGCGCCATAGCTTCGCGTCCCATCTCAATGACAAGGACGTAGACATCCTGGTCATTCAGAGCCTGATGGGGCATGCATCCACCCGAAGCACCGAGCCCTATATCCACCCTTCACCAGACAAAATAAGAAGCGCCATGGAAAAGATACCGGCGGTCATATTCATGAACCGCCTGATTAAAAACGGTGCGCTGAAATTAACGTTTCAACAGCCCCAAGTGCAACGAGAATAG
- a CDS encoding flagellin, giving the protein MTIALTSGMRQNLTALQQVDSLMETTQNRLSTGKKVNSALDDPVNFFKAEDHYNRASDLEAKKDGMSEAIQTIEAANTGIEEIENLLDQMKSLASAAKTSDNDTDLEEQYNKLLVQVGEMAEDSSYGGQNLIQGTSNGISVEFNEDGTNTLSVSGFNIAYDSGSKAITMTGSGAGASAITISEANFDSNASIESAIGEIDSVIGQLRTEAQKLSSSLSTISIRSDFTSSMINTLETGGDNLTLADMNEEGANMLMLQTRQNLGTTSLSLASQAAQSVLQLF; this is encoded by the coding sequence ATGACAATCGCACTCACCTCAGGAATGCGTCAGAACCTCACCGCCCTTCAGCAGGTCGACTCACTGATGGAGACTACCCAGAACCGTCTGTCCACCGGTAAAAAGGTCAACTCCGCACTGGACGACCCGGTCAACTTTTTCAAGGCCGAAGATCATTACAACCGCGCCAGTGACCTTGAGGCCAAAAAGGACGGCATGAGCGAAGCCATCCAGACCATCGAAGCGGCAAACACCGGTATCGAGGAGATCGAAAACCTGCTGGATCAGATGAAATCCCTGGCCTCTGCTGCAAAGACATCGGACAATGACACAGATCTTGAAGAGCAGTACAACAAACTCCTTGTCCAAGTCGGCGAGATGGCGGAAGATTCCAGTTATGGCGGCCAGAACCTGATCCAAGGAACATCAAACGGCATTTCCGTCGAGTTCAATGAAGATGGAACCAATACACTTAGCGTCTCCGGCTTCAATATTGCGTATGACAGTGGTTCGAAAGCAATAACGATGACAGGGAGTGGGGCAGGCGCAAGCGCAATAACGATCAGCGAAGCCAATTTCGATAGCAACGCTTCTATCGAGTCTGCTATTGGAGAGATCGACTCTGTCATCGGCCAATTGAGAACTGAAGCGCAGAAACTGTCCTCAAGCCTCTCCACCATCTCCATTCGATCTGATTTCACGTCATCCATGATCAACACATTGGAGACCGGCGGTGACAACCTTACCCTGGCCGACATGAACGAAGAAGGCGCCAACATGCTGATGCTGCAAACCCGCCAAAATCTGGGTACGACGTCTCTCAGCCTGGCATCCCAGGCGGCCCAGTCCGTATTGCAGCTCTTCTAG
- a CDS encoding radical SAM protein: MKRNLGVKTSFRRCFLSMPDTDYYFHEPGTLGLGAVLDVGLRCTHSCRFCYYSFYTSPEDQFLALRKGSFRPISECLEILSHIAANGLKHVDVTGGEPTLHPGIVEIARHASKLGLGLRIITLGQFLMQKRAGDEILLQQLLDAGVADFLFSVHAVDEANFKGFTGGSLEKLSTAMSYLKGIGFQYGVNTVVFRDNLDMLPEIAKISVSMGAYIHNFILFNAYHRWSEVPQIVEMQPIYQEVSGPLQEAVNILESRGLAINIRYAPLCVVRGLERHVVGVTGVCFDPYEWRNRACNYDRDPSFCAEPIALSTEGVLVAHSMQEKNGVTPGGTPFFAMRGDDFKIFPEICRSCAAHHVCDGIDPRYADRHGLTAFSPYYSLETTGVLTGARVSYLPPFFVKMGPMADMRSAVMGTLPRR; encoded by the coding sequence TTGAAACGCAACCTGGGAGTGAAAACCAGCTTTAGAAGGTGTTTTCTATCCATGCCTGATACGGATTATTATTTCCACGAACCGGGAACCCTAGGTTTAGGGGCAGTGCTTGATGTGGGGCTTCGATGCACTCACTCTTGCAGGTTCTGCTATTACAGCTTCTATACCTCGCCGGAAGATCAGTTCCTGGCACTTAGAAAGGGCAGTTTTCGGCCCATCAGTGAGTGTCTGGAAATTTTGTCTCATATTGCCGCCAATGGGTTGAAGCATGTGGATGTTACCGGGGGCGAACCCACCCTGCATCCGGGGATTGTGGAAATTGCCCGTCATGCCTCAAAACTAGGACTGGGGCTTCGTATTATTACACTGGGGCAATTCCTGATGCAAAAACGAGCCGGTGATGAAATACTCCTGCAACAGTTGTTGGACGCGGGTGTCGCAGATTTTCTTTTTTCGGTTCACGCGGTCGATGAAGCAAATTTTAAGGGATTTACCGGTGGTTCCTTGGAGAAGCTCTCCACCGCCATGTCGTATTTGAAGGGTATTGGGTTCCAATATGGAGTAAATACAGTTGTTTTTCGTGACAACCTGGATATGTTGCCTGAAATTGCCAAGATATCCGTTTCAATGGGTGCCTATATCCATAATTTCATCCTTTTTAACGCATATCATCGGTGGTCGGAAGTGCCTCAAATTGTGGAGATGCAGCCCATATACCAGGAAGTTTCAGGGCCGCTTCAGGAGGCTGTCAATATCCTCGAAAGTCGAGGGCTTGCCATCAATATTCGTTATGCGCCCCTTTGTGTGGTCCGCGGGTTGGAACGTCATGTCGTTGGGGTGACAGGCGTTTGTTTTGATCCCTACGAGTGGCGGAACCGGGCATGTAATTATGACCGTGATCCTTCATTTTGTGCAGAACCCATTGCATTGAGCACGGAGGGCGTCTTGGTGGCCCATTCAATGCAAGAGAAAAATGGGGTAACACCGGGAGGAACCCCGTTCTTCGCCATGCGCGGAGACGATTTTAAAATTTTTCCAGAGATATGTCGCTCCTGTGCGGCGCACCATGTATGTGATGGAATTGATCCCCGATATGCCGACAGGCATGGTTTGACCGCTTTCTCGCCATATTATTCGCTTGAAACCACAGGCGTATTGACTGGGGCAAGAGTTTCTTATCTTCCTCCTTTTTTCGTTAAAATGGGGCCCATGGCTGATATGCGGTCGGCGGTTATGGGTACTTTACCGAGACGATAG
- a CDS encoding tyrosine-type recombinase/integrase — MIAPIDEFKKELTDIAMFAPSTVDNYVACMTAFFDYARRQLRIDPVFAKGKHILDWIGQVKNSGVSKSRMEHHRSSLRLFFALMVKLNIVVKNPADKLPQIRRTRTSERNRPVAPAMVFKLLASIDRSGWRGIRDHLIIAMLWALGLRVSELTALKVVHFEPDHDGDNRIGLLRVRGKNKKQRALFVVDNLYDELVDHLEHLWSPVQKNVPIFPIDTGTAISNDRVRKMIKERCRTAGITQRITPHVLRHCFATDMYHAGVPLDDIQTMLGHDHKAETAVYVHVSDKLKKQALEQIGLQGGLSWA, encoded by the coding sequence ATGATCGCACCGATCGACGAGTTTAAAAAAGAACTGACCGACATCGCCATGTTTGCTCCCAGCACCGTGGACAACTACGTGGCCTGCATGACGGCGTTTTTCGATTACGCCCGCCGGCAGCTTCGAATCGATCCCGTTTTTGCCAAGGGTAAACATATCCTCGACTGGATCGGCCAGGTTAAAAACAGCGGGGTCAGCAAAAGCCGCATGGAACACCATCGCAGTTCCCTTAGATTGTTTTTTGCATTGATGGTCAAACTCAATATCGTGGTCAAGAACCCGGCCGACAAATTGCCCCAAATCCGCCGCACCCGCACTAGCGAGCGTAATCGACCGGTAGCCCCGGCGATGGTGTTCAAACTGCTCGCATCCATCGATCGATCCGGCTGGAGAGGAATCCGGGATCATCTGATCATTGCCATGCTGTGGGCATTGGGACTGAGGGTCAGCGAACTGACCGCGCTTAAAGTCGTACACTTCGAACCGGATCATGATGGGGACAACCGGATCGGCCTGCTGCGTGTACGCGGAAAAAACAAAAAGCAACGCGCGCTATTTGTGGTCGATAACCTTTACGACGAACTGGTCGACCACCTGGAACACCTGTGGTCGCCGGTTCAGAAAAATGTGCCGATCTTTCCCATCGATACCGGCACGGCCATCTCAAACGATCGTGTGCGGAAAATGATCAAGGAGCGCTGCCGAACAGCGGGCATCACCCAGCGGATCACCCCGCATGTGCTGCGGCACTGCTTTGCCACCGACATGTACCATGCCGGCGTGCCCCTTGATGACATCCAGACTATGCTGGGCCACGATCACAAGGCCGAAACCGCTGTGTATGTCCATGTGTCCGACAAGCTTAAAAAGCAGGCCCTGGAGCAGATCGGCCTGCAAGGAGGACTTTCATGGGCGTAG
- a CDS encoding UDP-glucuronic acid decarboxylase family protein, giving the protein MNHYRKRILVTGGAGFLGSHLCERLLAEGHDVLCVDNFYTGTKENIRHLINHPCFELMRHDVTFPLYVEMDDIYNLACPASPIHYQFDPVQTTKTSVHGAINILGLAKRVKAKVLQASTSEVYGDPKVHPQTEDYWGHVNPLGVRACYDEGKRCAETLFFDYHRQHQLKIKVARIFNTYGPRMHPNDGRVVSNFILQALRGNPITVFGDGSQTRSFCYVDDMVDGLIRMMNSPDELTGPVNLGNPAEFTILELAQRILQLVDSKSTIIYRQLPQDDPTQRQPDITLANEKLQWAPKVALEEGLLKTIEYFKAFS; this is encoded by the coding sequence ATGAATCATTATCGGAAACGAATACTGGTAACCGGCGGAGCCGGATTTCTTGGATCACATCTCTGTGAACGGCTTTTAGCCGAAGGCCACGATGTCTTGTGCGTGGATAATTTTTACACCGGTACCAAGGAGAACATCCGGCATCTAATAAATCATCCCTGTTTTGAACTGATGCGGCATGATGTGACTTTTCCACTGTATGTGGAAATGGATGACATTTACAACCTGGCCTGTCCGGCGTCACCGATTCACTACCAGTTTGATCCGGTTCAGACCACAAAGACCAGTGTTCATGGCGCCATCAATATTCTGGGATTGGCCAAGCGGGTCAAAGCGAAAGTGCTTCAGGCGTCCACCAGTGAGGTATACGGCGATCCAAAGGTTCACCCCCAGACAGAGGATTACTGGGGACATGTGAATCCGCTCGGTGTACGGGCCTGTTATGATGAGGGAAAGCGGTGTGCCGAAACGCTCTTTTTCGACTATCACCGGCAGCACCAATTAAAGATAAAGGTTGCCAGGATTTTCAATACCTATGGTCCCAGGATGCACCCCAACGATGGAAGGGTTGTTTCAAATTTTATTCTGCAGGCGCTTCGTGGTAACCCGATCACCGTTTTCGGGGACGGCAGTCAGACACGCTCCTTCTGTTATGTGGATGATATGGTTGATGGGCTTATTCGGATGATGAACAGTCCGGACGAGTTGACGGGACCGGTGAATCTGGGCAATCCAGCTGAATTCACCATTCTGGAGCTTGCCCAGAGGATCCTTCAGTTGGTAGACTCGAAGTCAACGATCATATACCGACAGTTGCCCCAAGACGATCCGACCCAGCGTCAACCTGATATCACACTTGCAAATGAAAAATTGCAGTGGGCGCCAAAGGTGGCCCTGGAAGAGGGACTTTTAAAAACCATTGAATACTTCAAGGCATTTTCTTGA
- the flaF gene encoding flagellar biosynthesis regulator FlaF — protein MYNNALKAYKSVERVSVSGRETEARVLTEAASKLRVCQRKWDNETRRTLLREALNYNQRIWSIFQTELGKADNPLPNHIKVDLLRLSGFVDKRIFEVMASPSPELLTILIKINENIAAGLRGQ, from the coding sequence GTGTACAATAATGCGCTTAAGGCTTATAAATCCGTTGAGAGAGTATCGGTTTCGGGAAGAGAGACGGAAGCCAGGGTATTAACGGAGGCGGCTTCCAAACTCAGAGTGTGCCAGAGGAAATGGGATAACGAAACCAGGAGAACTCTGCTCAGGGAGGCACTGAACTACAACCAGCGGATCTGGTCCATATTTCAAACCGAACTTGGCAAAGCGGATAACCCCTTACCAAACCATATCAAAGTGGACTTGTTACGCCTCAGCGGGTTTGTCGACAAACGGATATTTGAAGTGATGGCCTCCCCTTCCCCAGAACTATTAACGATCCTAATTAAAATCAATGAGAACATCGCTGCCGGATTAAGGGGGCAGTAG
- a CDS encoding sialidase family protein produces MFHRQIIITQAHNAYYHIPSLAVAPDGSVLAFCEERWRSACDDTGECHIVMKKSVDGGVTWGELIYLKRKTDAKYHMGSAVTDPITNKVLLMCGGGWLESMDNGGTWQDWHPVIYDAEGASRGSTHGSAPGIIKQFGDNRGRILWPARTIVSHDGYNDRSIPDRQVKCFSTVLFSDDAGATIHCSKYFLQGTGEACLAERTNGDLYLNARAYFNDNRRRTAISCDGGTHFTESVPDSQLREIPQGCNASMIRYPAEFCGGRDILLFANPDSTGPYREHGVLHVSFDGGKTWPIQKAVTPWGDWFDYSSMAVANDGTILLMYKTTPNMKGLASSPDGCCSMALARFDLEWMELSSA; encoded by the coding sequence ATGTTTCATCGTCAGATCATCATAACACAGGCTCATAACGCCTACTATCATATTCCCTCTTTGGCTGTCGCGCCAGATGGCAGTGTCCTTGCCTTTTGCGAAGAACGCTGGCGATCAGCTTGCGATGATACGGGCGAATGCCACATTGTTATGAAGAAGAGTGTGGATGGTGGTGTAACCTGGGGAGAGTTGATCTATCTAAAAAGAAAAACGGATGCAAAATACCACATGGGTTCGGCGGTAACAGATCCCATTACCAACAAAGTCCTGTTGATGTGCGGCGGCGGATGGCTGGAAAGTATGGATAACGGCGGTACATGGCAAGATTGGCATCCAGTGATATATGATGCTGAAGGTGCTTCAAGGGGGAGTACCCACGGAAGCGCACCGGGCATTATTAAACAATTTGGAGATAATCGGGGGCGTATTTTGTGGCCGGCACGCACGATTGTCAGCCATGATGGGTACAATGACCGGTCCATTCCGGATCGCCAGGTAAAATGTTTCAGCACGGTCCTTTTCAGCGATGATGCAGGCGCTACCATTCATTGTTCCAAATATTTTTTGCAGGGAACAGGAGAAGCATGCCTCGCCGAACGCACCAATGGTGATCTCTATTTAAATGCGCGGGCCTATTTTAACGACAACCGGCGCAGGACGGCGATCAGCTGCGATGGAGGCACACATTTCACAGAATCTGTGCCGGACAGCCAGTTGCGGGAGATACCTCAGGGATGCAACGCCAGCATGATCCGCTATCCGGCGGAATTTTGTGGTGGTCGTGATATCCTCCTTTTTGCCAATCCGGACAGCACCGGACCCTATCGGGAGCACGGCGTACTCCATGTCAGCTTTGATGGTGGAAAAACGTGGCCGATACAAAAGGCCGTAACCCCATGGGGGGATTGGTTTGACTATTCATCCATGGCCGTAGCCAATGACGGAACCATTTTGCTGATGTACAAAACAACTCCGAATATGAAAGGACTTGCCTCATCCCCGGATGGTTGCTGTTCAATGGCCCTGGCCCGATTTGACCTTGAATGGATGGAGCTATCTTCGGCTTAA
- a CDS encoding flagellar biosynthesis repressor FlbT, whose protein sequence is MGLKITLKPGERMIIGGAVITNGPAKTNFIIENTVPILREKDILSSEKATSPARKIYFSIQLMYIDENNLPAHHKLYWGLVKDFLDAAPSAKGRIERISEDILNGRYYQALKNCKKLIAYEEEIIARVQ, encoded by the coding sequence ATGGGACTAAAAATAACCCTAAAACCTGGCGAGCGGATGATTATTGGTGGCGCCGTTATAACCAACGGACCTGCCAAAACCAACTTTATTATCGAGAATACCGTTCCCATTTTAAGGGAAAAAGACATCCTCAGCAGTGAAAAAGCCACCAGTCCGGCCCGAAAGATATATTTTTCAATTCAGTTAATGTACATTGATGAAAACAACCTGCCCGCCCACCACAAATTGTATTGGGGCCTAGTCAAGGATTTTTTGGATGCCGCACCAAGTGCAAAGGGACGAATCGAACGTATCAGTGAGGATATTTTGAACGGCCGCTACTATCAGGCCTTGAAAAATTGTAAAAAATTAATTGCGTATGAAGAGGAGATCATCGCCCGTGTACAATAA
- a CDS encoding tyrosine-type recombinase/integrase, whose amino-acid sequence MLENQISGFIAYCKVAGFKNKSIESLSLRINQFNCFINRSGIHDIASIQYCHLRQFVADYRQPSIHIKKARIWALRQFYHYLTLNRLVEKNIATDLAYPKIEKTVPRFLTAAEYEHILEHCTSVADSELGLRNLIIVLLLGTLGLRTNAVIVLNTQDVDVTARLLWVREKGGIARTMLMPTVLCTLMDAYLADRQAVRGPLFLSKRKKRLSARSLQALFAAIADAVGIGKHLHAHLFRHTAATQLNVVAGTDICQQVLGHARRSNTLKYAHLNPHRHAVYMRSHPYIKETL is encoded by the coding sequence ATGCTCGAAAATCAGATTAGCGGGTTTATCGCGTATTGTAAAGTTGCCGGGTTTAAGAATAAATCCATAGAATCCCTCTCCTTAAGAATCAACCAGTTCAACTGTTTCATCAACCGCTCTGGTATCCATGACATCGCTTCGATCCAGTATTGCCATCTTCGACAATTCGTTGCCGATTATAGACAGCCTTCCATCCATATCAAAAAGGCCAGGATATGGGCCTTGCGCCAGTTTTACCACTACCTCACGTTAAACAGGCTGGTGGAGAAAAACATCGCAACCGATCTGGCCTATCCGAAGATCGAAAAAACGGTGCCGCGCTTTTTAACCGCTGCCGAATACGAACATATCCTTGAACACTGCACCTCGGTCGCTGACAGCGAATTGGGGCTGAGAAACCTGATCATTGTCTTGCTGCTCGGAACCCTGGGGCTGCGCACCAATGCCGTTATCGTCCTGAATACCCAGGATGTCGATGTGACGGCAAGGTTGCTATGGGTCAGGGAAAAAGGCGGCATCGCCCGGACCATGCTCATGCCAACGGTATTATGCACCTTGATGGACGCCTACCTGGCCGATCGGCAAGCGGTGCGCGGCCCACTTTTTTTATCCAAACGCAAAAAACGCCTGTCGGCCCGGTCGCTGCAAGCCCTGTTTGCCGCCATTGCCGATGCCGTGGGTATCGGCAAGCACCTTCACGCCCATCTGTTCAGGCACACCGCCGCCACCCAGTTAAACGTCGTGGCCGGCACCGATATCTGCCAACAGGTGCTGGGCCATGCCCGGCGCAGCAACACGCTCAAATACGCCCATCTTAATCCGCATCGCCATGCCGTGTACATGCGCAGCCACCCATACATCAAGGAGACCTTATGA